In Topomyia yanbarensis strain Yona2022 chromosome 2, ASM3024719v1, whole genome shotgun sequence, one DNA window encodes the following:
- the LOC131680376 gene encoding uncharacterized protein LOC131680376 gives MCNFLEKEVFLRFSRPRIILTDNGKQFMSLAFRSLLARRNTEHMTTAYYCPMVNNAERVNRVLITCIRVLLDEDHRTWDENVASIVAALNSAKPEVTGVSPHFANFGRELLHTDLYKQQDLNTPQDLKLAQDLRLSNLKRIHEFMLQRIRNSHEKSKKRYNMRTRAVAFNVGDLVWRRSFGLSSKVDRINQKLNPKFVPAMIRKVLGTISYELEDVPSGKVGRYHAKDLKAD, from the coding sequence ATGTGTAACTTTCTGGAAAAGGAAGTATTCCTTCGATTCTCACGGCCAAGGATCATTCTCACGGACAACGGAAAGCAGTTTATGTCGTTGGCGTTCCGGTCTCTTCTCGCGAGGCGCAATACCGAGCATATGACCACAGCGTATTACTGTCCGATGGTGAACAACGCAGAGCGGGTAAATAGGGTGTTGATAACTTGCATCAGAGTGCTTTTGGATGAAGATCATCGAACTTGGGACGAAAATGTAGCATCGATCGTAGCTGCCCTCAATAGCGCAAAGCCCGAGGTCACGGGAGTGAGTCCGCACTTTGCCAACTTCGGCCGAGAACTTCTGCATACGGATCTGTACAAACAACAGGATCTCAACACGCCGCAGGATCTAAAGCTGGCGCAAGATCTGCGTTTGTCGAATTTAAAGCGTATCCATGAATTCATGTTGCAACGGATCAGAAACTCGCACGAAAAATCGAAGAAACGGTACAATATGCGTACGAGAGCGGTGGCGTTCAACGTCGGAGATCTTGTCTGGCGAAGGTCGTTCGGACTATCATCGAAGGTAGATCGCATCAACCAGAAACTAAACCCGAAGTTCGTGCCAGCTATGATCCGGAAAGTTTTGGGTACCATATCATATGAACTGGAGGATGTTCCGTCCGGAAAAGTAGGAAGGTACCACGCGAAGGACCTAAAGGCCGATTAG